From a single Girardinichthys multiradiatus isolate DD_20200921_A chromosome 17, DD_fGirMul_XY1, whole genome shotgun sequence genomic region:
- the dyrk2 gene encoding dual specificity tyrosine-phosphorylation-regulated kinase 2 isoform X2 translates to MSDDVQLSSQSQVHITQLYEENSNKRSVLTTQPNGLAPLGSARPGLPLPDRQTSASESTHQGRQGSATSNKSADGKPKSNPMTPELAMKQFMSKLSSFEHHEVFNYPEVYFVGQNAKKRSGVLGGANNGGYDDDQGSYIQVPHDHISYRYEVLKVIGKGSFGQVVKAFDHKTQTHMALKMVRNEKRFHRQAAEEIRILEHLRKQDKDSGMNVIHMLEHFTFRNHICMTFELLSMNLYELIKKNKFQGFSLPLVRKFAHSILQCLDALHKNRIIHCDLKPENILLKQQGRSGIKVIDFGSSCYEHQRVYTYIQSRFYRAPEVILGSRYGMPIDMWSLGCILAELLTGYPLLPGEDEADQLACIIELLGMPSPKLLDASKRAKNFVSSKGYPRYCTVTTMPDSTVVLNGGRSRRGKARGPPGSKDWSTALKGCDDPLFLDFLKQCLEWDPVLRMTPSQALRHPWLRRRLPKPPSGTTTGDKTSSTKRGATTDGAITSISKLAPTSSTTTTSSSKTRTNLAAITDANGNIQPRTVLPKLVS, encoded by the exons ATGTCGGACGACGTCCAGCTCTCATCTCAGTCACAGGTCCACATCACCCAGCTATATGAGGAGAACTCCAACAAGCGTTCGGTCCTCACCACCCAGCCCAACGGCCTGGCTCCGCTGGGCTCCGCCAGGCCGGGCCTGCCGCTCCCCGACCGACAGACCTCAGCTTCTGAGTCCACCCACCAAGGCCGCCAGGGCAGCGCCACCTCCAACAAGTCTGCAGACGGCAAGCCAAAGTCCAACCCAATGACGCCCGAATTGGCCATGAAGCAGTTCATGTCCAAGTTGTCGTCGTTCGAACATCACGAGGTGTTCAACTACCCTGAAG TGTATTTTGTCGGCCAGAACGCTAAGAAGAGGTCAGGCGTTCTGGGTGGAGCCAACAACGGGGGCTATGACGACGATCAGGGGTCCTACATCCAGGTCCCGCATGACCATATCTCCTACCGCTACGAGGTCCTGAAGGTGATCGGAAAAGGCAGCTTTGGACAG GTGGTGAAGGCCTTCGACCATAAAACCCAGACTCACATGGCTCTGAAGATGGTCCGCAACGAGAAGCGCTTCCACCGGCAGGCTGCGGAGGAGATCCGCATCCTGGAGCACTTGAGGAAGCAGGACAAGGACTCGGGCATGAACGTCATCCACATGCTGGAGCACTTCACCTTCCGGAACCACATCTGCATGACCTTCGAGCTGCTCAGCATGAACCTCTACGAGCTAATCAAAAAGAACAAGTTCCAGGGCTTCAGCCTCCCGCTGGTCAGGAAGTTTGCCCACTCCATCCTGCAGTGTCTGGACGCGCTGCACAAGAACCGCATCATCCACTGTGACCTCAAACCAGAGAACATTTTACTGAAGCAACAGGGGCGCAGCGGCATCAAG GTCATAGATTTTGGTTCCAGCTGCTATGAACACCAGAGGGTTTACACCTACATCCAGTCCAGGTTCTACAGAGCTCCAGAGGTTATTCTAG GTTCGAGGTATGGGATGCCCATCGACATGTGGTCCCTGGGCTGCATCCTTGCTGAACTGTTGACCGGTTACCCACTGTTACCAGGTGAAGACGAAGCTGACCAGCTGGCCTGCATCATTGAACTACTGGGCATGCCCAGTCCGAAGCTCCTGGACGCCTCCAAGCGAGCGAAGAACTTTGTGTCATCCAAAGGGTACCCGCGTTACTGCACTGTCACCACCATGCCTGACAGCACCGTAGTTCTGAACGGAGGACGCTCACGACGGGGGAAGGCACGCGGCCCCCCGGGCAGCAAAGACTGGAGCACAGCGCTGAAGGGTTGTGACGACCCACTCTTCCTGGACTTTCTTAAACAGTGTCTTGAATGGGACCCGGTGCTCAGGATGACACCGAGCCAGGCTCTGCGCCACCCCTGGCTTAGGAGACGACTTCCCAAACCTCCATCCGGAACCACAACCGGAGACAAGACCTCCTCAACCAAACGAGGTGCCACCACTGATGGTGCCATTACCTCCATCTCCAAACTTGCCCCCACCTCCTCAaccaccaccacctcctctTCCAAAACTAGGACTAACTTAGCGGCCATCACCGACGCCAACGGAAACATCCAGCCAAGGACGGTTCTGCCCAAACTGGTCAGCTGA
- the dyrk2 gene encoding dual specificity tyrosine-phosphorylation-regulated kinase 2 isoform X1: MLTKKPGASVLPTGKSGEPVCSPGHSASQTTSPITLPPLRNNNHNPLTGGSKVTMSDDVQLSSQSQVHITQLYEENSNKRSVLTTQPNGLAPLGSARPGLPLPDRQTSASESTHQGRQGSATSNKSADGKPKSNPMTPELAMKQFMSKLSSFEHHEVFNYPEVYFVGQNAKKRSGVLGGANNGGYDDDQGSYIQVPHDHISYRYEVLKVIGKGSFGQVVKAFDHKTQTHMALKMVRNEKRFHRQAAEEIRILEHLRKQDKDSGMNVIHMLEHFTFRNHICMTFELLSMNLYELIKKNKFQGFSLPLVRKFAHSILQCLDALHKNRIIHCDLKPENILLKQQGRSGIKVIDFGSSCYEHQRVYTYIQSRFYRAPEVILGSRYGMPIDMWSLGCILAELLTGYPLLPGEDEADQLACIIELLGMPSPKLLDASKRAKNFVSSKGYPRYCTVTTMPDSTVVLNGGRSRRGKARGPPGSKDWSTALKGCDDPLFLDFLKQCLEWDPVLRMTPSQALRHPWLRRRLPKPPSGTTTGDKTSSTKRGATTDGAITSISKLAPTSSTTTTSSSKTRTNLAAITDANGNIQPRTVLPKLVS; this comes from the exons GCAAATCGGGCGAACCCGTCTGCTCTCCTGGTCACAGCGCCTCTCAGACGACGTCGCCCATCACCCTGCCGCCACTGcgcaacaacaaccacaaccccCTGAcg GGGGGTTCTAAGGTCACCATGTCGGACGACGTCCAGCTCTCATCTCAGTCACAGGTCCACATCACCCAGCTATATGAGGAGAACTCCAACAAGCGTTCGGTCCTCACCACCCAGCCCAACGGCCTGGCTCCGCTGGGCTCCGCCAGGCCGGGCCTGCCGCTCCCCGACCGACAGACCTCAGCTTCTGAGTCCACCCACCAAGGCCGCCAGGGCAGCGCCACCTCCAACAAGTCTGCAGACGGCAAGCCAAAGTCCAACCCAATGACGCCCGAATTGGCCATGAAGCAGTTCATGTCCAAGTTGTCGTCGTTCGAACATCACGAGGTGTTCAACTACCCTGAAG TGTATTTTGTCGGCCAGAACGCTAAGAAGAGGTCAGGCGTTCTGGGTGGAGCCAACAACGGGGGCTATGACGACGATCAGGGGTCCTACATCCAGGTCCCGCATGACCATATCTCCTACCGCTACGAGGTCCTGAAGGTGATCGGAAAAGGCAGCTTTGGACAG GTGGTGAAGGCCTTCGACCATAAAACCCAGACTCACATGGCTCTGAAGATGGTCCGCAACGAGAAGCGCTTCCACCGGCAGGCTGCGGAGGAGATCCGCATCCTGGAGCACTTGAGGAAGCAGGACAAGGACTCGGGCATGAACGTCATCCACATGCTGGAGCACTTCACCTTCCGGAACCACATCTGCATGACCTTCGAGCTGCTCAGCATGAACCTCTACGAGCTAATCAAAAAGAACAAGTTCCAGGGCTTCAGCCTCCCGCTGGTCAGGAAGTTTGCCCACTCCATCCTGCAGTGTCTGGACGCGCTGCACAAGAACCGCATCATCCACTGTGACCTCAAACCAGAGAACATTTTACTGAAGCAACAGGGGCGCAGCGGCATCAAG GTCATAGATTTTGGTTCCAGCTGCTATGAACACCAGAGGGTTTACACCTACATCCAGTCCAGGTTCTACAGAGCTCCAGAGGTTATTCTAG GTTCGAGGTATGGGATGCCCATCGACATGTGGTCCCTGGGCTGCATCCTTGCTGAACTGTTGACCGGTTACCCACTGTTACCAGGTGAAGACGAAGCTGACCAGCTGGCCTGCATCATTGAACTACTGGGCATGCCCAGTCCGAAGCTCCTGGACGCCTCCAAGCGAGCGAAGAACTTTGTGTCATCCAAAGGGTACCCGCGTTACTGCACTGTCACCACCATGCCTGACAGCACCGTAGTTCTGAACGGAGGACGCTCACGACGGGGGAAGGCACGCGGCCCCCCGGGCAGCAAAGACTGGAGCACAGCGCTGAAGGGTTGTGACGACCCACTCTTCCTGGACTTTCTTAAACAGTGTCTTGAATGGGACCCGGTGCTCAGGATGACACCGAGCCAGGCTCTGCGCCACCCCTGGCTTAGGAGACGACTTCCCAAACCTCCATCCGGAACCACAACCGGAGACAAGACCTCCTCAACCAAACGAGGTGCCACCACTGATGGTGCCATTACCTCCATCTCCAAACTTGCCCCCACCTCCTCAaccaccaccacctcctctTCCAAAACTAGGACTAACTTAGCGGCCATCACCGACGCCAACGGAAACATCCAGCCAAGGACGGTTCTGCCCAAACTGGTCAGCTGA